A part of Pantoea vagans genomic DNA contains:
- the rffA gene encoding dTDP-4-amino-4,6-dideoxygalactose transaminase: MIPFNAPPIVGTEIEYMQSAMNSGKLCGDGGFTRRCQQWMEQRFGSKKVLLTPSCTASLEMAALLIDLQPGDEVIMPSYTFVSTANAFVLRGARIVFVDVRPDTMNIDETLIEAAITEKTRAIVPVHYAGVACEMDTIMALAAKHKLFVIEDAAQGVMSRYKGRALGTIGHIGCFSFHETKNYTAGGEGGATLINDASLVERAEIVREKGTNRSQFFRGQVDKYTWRDMGSSYLMADLQAAYLWAQLEAAERINQQRLRIWQRYYDALQPLAAQGRISLPVIPASCEHNAHMFYIKLRDQDDRQALINWMKEAEILTVFHYIPLHSSPAGERFSQFVGDDRFTTLESERLLRLPLFYNLSDNNQSTVISSLLSFFS; this comes from the coding sequence ATGATTCCATTTAATGCGCCCCCGATTGTGGGCACAGAAATCGAGTATATGCAGTCGGCGATGAACAGCGGCAAGCTGTGCGGCGATGGCGGTTTCACCCGTCGCTGTCAGCAGTGGATGGAGCAGCGTTTTGGCAGCAAAAAAGTACTGCTGACCCCTTCCTGCACCGCTTCGCTGGAGATGGCGGCGCTGTTAATCGATCTGCAGCCTGGCGATGAAGTGATCATGCCGAGCTACACCTTTGTCTCTACCGCCAATGCCTTTGTGCTGCGCGGCGCGCGAATCGTGTTTGTCGATGTGCGCCCGGATACCATGAACATTGATGAAACGCTGATCGAAGCGGCCATCACTGAAAAAACCCGCGCCATTGTGCCGGTCCATTACGCAGGCGTGGCCTGTGAAATGGATACCATTATGGCGCTGGCGGCAAAGCATAAGCTGTTTGTGATTGAAGATGCGGCGCAGGGTGTGATGTCACGCTACAAAGGTCGCGCGCTGGGCACCATCGGTCATATTGGCTGCTTCAGTTTCCACGAAACCAAGAACTACACCGCCGGTGGCGAAGGTGGCGCGACGCTGATCAACGACGCCAGCCTGGTCGAGCGCGCCGAGATCGTGCGGGAAAAAGGCACCAACCGCAGCCAGTTCTTCCGGGGTCAGGTCGATAAATATACCTGGCGCGACATGGGATCGAGCTACCTGATGGCCGATCTGCAGGCGGCCTATCTCTGGGCGCAACTGGAAGCCGCTGAACGCATCAACCAGCAGCGGTTACGCATCTGGCAGCGTTATTATGACGCACTCCAGCCGCTGGCCGCCCAGGGCCGCATCAGTCTGCCTGTGATCCCCGCCAGCTGCGAACATAATGCGCACATGTTCTACATCAAACTGCGCGATCAGGACGATCGCCAGGCGCTGATCAACTGGATGAAAGAAGCCGAGATACTGACGGTGTTCCACTATATTCCGCTGCACAGTTCACCTGCCGGTGAGCGTTTCTCGCAATTTGTCGGCGACGACCGCTTTACCACGCTGGAAAGTGAACGCCTGCTGCGCCTGCCGCTGTTTTATAACCTGTCGGATAATAATCAGAGCACAGTTATCAGCTCGCTGCTGAGCTTCTTTTCCTGA